CCGGCTGCGCGAGAGTCACGGTAGATGCCCGGCGCGTGCAAGGTCACCAGAGCCGGGTCGGCTCACCCAGTCCGCAGGCGTACCGCCCCGGCAAGAAGATAAGAAGAGCTTATGGAGACATACGACTACATCATCGTCGGTGCGGGCTCGGCCGGCTGCGTGCTGGCCAACCGCCTGAGCCGCGACCCCGCCGTGCAGGTGCTGCTGCTGGAGGCGGGCGGGAACGACAACTACCACTGGATCCATATCCCGGTCGGCTACCTGCATTGCATCGGCAACCCCAGGACGGACTGGATGTACCGCACCGAGGCGGAAGCCGGTCTGGGCGGCCGTTCCCTGATCTACCCGCGCGGCCGCGTGCTGGGCGGCAGTTCATCGATCAACGGCATGATCTACATGCGCGGCCAGCGCCAGGACTACGACGACTGGGCCGAACTGTCCGGAGATCCCGCCTGGGGCTGGGACCAGGTGCTGCCGGTGTTCAAGCGCAGCGAGGACTATCACCGCGGCGCGGACGAGTTCCATGGCGCAGGCGGCGAATGGCGCGTGGAATCGCAGCGCCTGCGCTGGGACATCCTGGAAGCTTTCGCCGGCGCGGCCGAGCAGGAGGGCATTCCGCGCGTGCAGGACTTCAACCGCGGCGACAATTTCGGCTGCGGCTATTTCGAAGTGAACCAGCGCGGCGGCTGGCGCTGGAATACCTCCAAGGCATTCCTGCGGCCGGTGCAAAAGCGCCCGAACCTGCGCGTGATGACCGGCGCCCATGCCGAGCAACTGGTATTCGAGGGCAAGCGCTGCGTCGGCGTGCAACTGCGCCGCAACGGCCAGAGCGCGACCATGCGCGCGCGCCGCGAAGTGGTGCTGGCGGCAGGCGCGGTCAATACGCCGCATCTGCTGGAACTCTCCGGCGTGGGCGAGCCCGCGCGCCTGCGCGAAAGCGGCATCGCCTTGCATCATGCCCTGCCGGGCGTGGGCGAGAACCTGCAGGATCACCTGCAACTGCGCGTCATCATCCAGGTGCAGGGCGTGAAGACGCTGAACCGCATCGCCTCCACCTGGTTGGGCAAGGCCGGCATCGGCCTGG
The sequence above is drawn from the Achromobacter xylosoxidans genome and encodes:
- a CDS encoding GMC family oxidoreductase gives rise to the protein METYDYIIVGAGSAGCVLANRLSRDPAVQVLLLEAGGNDNYHWIHIPVGYLHCIGNPRTDWMYRTEAEAGLGGRSLIYPRGRVLGGSSSINGMIYMRGQRQDYDDWAELSGDPAWGWDQVLPVFKRSEDYHRGADEFHGAGGEWRVESQRLRWDILEAFAGAAEQEGIPRVQDFNRGDNFGCGYFEVNQRGGWRWNTSKAFLRPVQKRPNLRVMTGAHAEQLVFEGKRCVGVQLRRNGQSATMRARREVVLAAGAVNTPHLLELSGVGEPARLRESGIALHHALPGVGENLQDHLQLRVIIQVQGVKTLNRIASTWLGKAGIGLEYLLKRSGPMSMAPSQLGAFAKSDPGQARANVEFHVQPLSLGAFGEPLHGFDAFTASVCNLRPTSRGSVHAQGPQGAPAITPRYLSTDEDLRVAADSIRLVRRIAAAPALQRYQPQEWLPGPAFQTDAELREAAGKIGTTIFHPVGTCAMGRDADGGAVVDARLRVHGLEGLRVADASVMPLITSGNTNSPTIMIAERAADMIREDAAAR